One segment of Halalkalicoccus tibetensis DNA contains the following:
- a CDS encoding ABC transporter ATP-binding protein, whose protein sequence is MATLELKNLHAEVAEDDEAETILNGVDLEVDSGEIHALMGPNGSGKSTTAKVIAGHPAYEVTEGDVLIHLEEGDFGEDFEIPEDKRTWDLLELEPNERAALGVFLAFQYPAEIEGVTMSNFLRTAVNAKFDEREELFEDEEREEPERTESEDTGYDTSPMEGPADDGEIGVAEFQQLLSEKMEMLDMDEKFARRYLNAGFSGGEKKQNEVLQAALLEPSIAVLDEIDSGLDIDRLQDVSNGINALRDEQGTGILQITHYQRILDYVEPDRVHVMLDGEIAMSGDAELAEKLEENGYDWVREEVYQTA, encoded by the coding sequence ATGGCAACACTTGAACTGAAAAACCTGCACGCGGAAGTAGCGGAGGACGACGAGGCAGAGACGATCCTCAACGGGGTGGACCTCGAGGTCGACTCCGGCGAGATCCACGCGCTGATGGGCCCCAACGGCAGCGGGAAGTCCACCACCGCGAAGGTCATCGCGGGCCACCCGGCCTACGAGGTCACCGAGGGCGATGTGCTGATCCACCTCGAGGAGGGTGACTTCGGCGAGGACTTCGAGATCCCCGAGGACAAGCGCACGTGGGACCTGCTCGAGCTCGAGCCCAACGAGCGCGCCGCGCTGGGCGTGTTCCTGGCGTTCCAGTACCCCGCCGAGATCGAGGGCGTGACGATGTCGAACTTCCTCCGGACGGCCGTCAACGCGAAGTTCGACGAGCGCGAGGAGCTGTTCGAGGACGAGGAGCGCGAGGAGCCCGAACGCACCGAGTCCGAGGACACCGGCTACGACACCAGCCCGATGGAGGGTCCGGCCGACGACGGCGAGATCGGCGTCGCGGAGTTCCAGCAGCTCCTCAGCGAGAAGATGGAGATGCTCGACATGGACGAGAAGTTCGCGCGTCGCTACCTCAACGCCGGCTTCTCGGGCGGCGAGAAGAAGCAGAACGAGGTCCTGCAGGCCGCGCTGCTCGAGCCCTCGATCGCCGTGCTCGACGAGATCGACTCCGGGCTCGACATCGACCGCCTCCAGGACGTCTCGAACGGGATCAACGCGCTGCGCGACGAGCAGGGCACCGGGATCCTCCAGATCACCCACTACCAGCGGATCCTCGACTACGTCGAGCCCGACCGCGTTCACGTCATGCTCGACGGCGAGATCGCCATGAGCGGCGACGCGGAACTCGCCGAGAAGCTCGAGGAGAACGGCTACGACTGGGTCCGCGAGGAAGTCTACCAGACGGCCTGA
- a CDS encoding DNA-directed DNA polymerase, with protein MEQSGLSAYGDVDEGRPAAEARAVAGNGDGNASEVVDIDERRFPTVEGTIDLGVTQVNYTVEETSDGERPVMHVFGRDDAGESHHVRIYEFRPYFYAPTATLTDEDLSDSRITGHEEGYQSIRGEELTKIFGQTPRDVGNMRDRFDHYEADILFPNRLLIDKGINSGIRVPDRRDDDGSVRAHHEEIEAVEAEADLRVHNFDLEVDDRSGFPEEGEEPIVCLTSHDSTREEYIGWLYIAPESDGTSPSELPEYAPIAEGTEIDIRAFESEEAMLDAYVSYIEGTDPDVLTGWNVDDFDAPYLIDRLERLDGGTDYDLSKERLSRVDEVWRSDWQGPNIKGRVVFDLLYAYKRTQFSELDSYRLDAVAETELGVGKERYTGDIGDLWEQNPERLLEYNVRDVELCVEIDARQGIIPFWDEVRTFVGCKLEDAPTPGDTVDMYVLHKVHGEFALPSKGRVESEDYEGGAVFDPITGVKENVTVLDLKSLYPMCMVTINASPETKAGPDYEGETYRAPNGMEFKREPDGIIRSMVDELLTERDRKKSRRAEHSPGSGEYERFDRQQGAVKVIMNSLYGVLGWERFRLYDKDVAGAVTATGREVIEFTEESANELGYTVTYGDTDSIMLELGGDVDKESALEQSFEIEEHINASYDEFAREALGAEDHRFQIEFEKLYRRFFQAGRKKRYAGHIVWKEGKDVDDIDITGFEYKRSDIAPITKEVQKDVIEMIVHGEDLEEVKSYVHDVIVDFQKGEIDLERIAVPGGIGKRLDAYDTDTAQVRGAKYANLLLGTNFTRGSKPKRLYLKKVHPKFFRRMEEEEGFDPQRDPLYGEFKRDPDVICFEYEDQLPEEFEVDWEKMLEKTLKGPISRVLEALDVSWDEVKSGQQQTGLGSFM; from the coding sequence ATGGAGCAATCGGGGCTTTCCGCGTACGGGGACGTCGACGAGGGGCGTCCGGCTGCGGAGGCACGCGCCGTCGCCGGCAACGGGGACGGGAACGCGAGCGAGGTCGTCGACATCGACGAACGGCGGTTCCCGACGGTCGAGGGGACGATCGACCTCGGGGTCACGCAGGTCAACTACACCGTCGAGGAGACCTCGGACGGCGAGCGCCCCGTCATGCACGTCTTCGGGCGGGACGACGCCGGCGAGTCCCATCACGTTCGGATCTACGAGTTCCGGCCCTACTTCTACGCGCCGACGGCGACGCTCACCGACGAGGACCTCTCGGACAGCCGGATCACCGGCCACGAGGAGGGCTATCAGTCGATCCGGGGCGAGGAGCTGACGAAGATCTTCGGGCAGACCCCCCGCGACGTCGGGAACATGCGCGACCGGTTCGACCACTACGAGGCCGACATCCTCTTTCCCAACCGCCTGCTGATCGACAAGGGCATCAACAGCGGGATCCGGGTCCCCGACCGGCGCGACGACGACGGCTCCGTTCGAGCGCACCACGAGGAGATCGAGGCCGTCGAGGCCGAGGCCGACCTCCGGGTCCACAACTTCGACCTGGAGGTCGACGACCGCTCGGGCTTTCCCGAGGAGGGCGAGGAGCCGATCGTCTGTCTGACCAGCCACGACTCGACGCGCGAGGAGTACATCGGCTGGCTGTACATCGCACCCGAGAGTGACGGAACGTCGCCGTCCGAGCTGCCGGAGTACGCGCCGATCGCCGAGGGAACCGAGATCGACATCCGTGCCTTCGAGAGCGAGGAGGCGATGCTTGATGCGTACGTGAGCTACATCGAGGGGACCGACCCGGACGTGCTGACGGGCTGGAACGTCGACGACTTCGACGCGCCCTACCTGATCGACCGGCTGGAGCGCCTCGACGGCGGGACCGACTACGACCTCTCGAAGGAGCGCCTCTCGCGGGTCGACGAGGTCTGGCGCTCGGACTGGCAGGGGCCCAACATCAAGGGACGGGTCGTCTTCGACCTACTGTACGCGTACAAGCGAACTCAGTTCAGCGAGCTCGATTCCTACCGGCTGGACGCCGTCGCCGAGACCGAACTCGGGGTCGGCAAGGAGCGATACACCGGCGACATCGGGGATCTCTGGGAGCAAAATCCGGAACGCCTGCTCGAGTACAACGTCCGCGACGTCGAGCTCTGTGTCGAGATCGACGCGCGCCAGGGGATCATCCCCTTCTGGGACGAGGTACGCACGTTCGTCGGCTGCAAGCTCGAGGACGCCCCGACGCCGGGCGACACCGTCGACATGTACGTGCTGCACAAGGTCCACGGCGAGTTCGCGCTGCCCTCGAAGGGCCGCGTCGAGAGCGAGGACTACGAGGGCGGGGCGGTGTTCGACCCCATCACGGGGGTGAAGGAGAACGTCACCGTGCTCGACCTCAAATCGTTGTACCCGATGTGCATGGTGACGATCAACGCCTCGCCCGAGACGAAGGCCGGGCCCGACTACGAGGGCGAGACCTATCGCGCGCCAAACGGCATGGAGTTCAAACGCGAGCCCGACGGGATCATCCGGTCGATGGTCGACGAACTCCTCACGGAGCGCGACCGCAAGAAGTCCCGGCGGGCCGAACACTCGCCCGGCAGCGGCGAGTACGAGCGCTTCGACCGCCAGCAGGGCGCGGTGAAGGTCATCATGAACTCCCTTTACGGGGTGCTCGGCTGGGAACGCTTCCGGCTCTACGACAAGGACGTCGCGGGGGCGGTCACGGCGACGGGGCGGGAGGTCATCGAGTTCACCGAGGAGTCGGCGAACGAGCTGGGTTACACCGTCACCTACGGCGACACCGACTCGATCATGCTTGAGCTCGGCGGCGACGTCGACAAGGAGAGCGCCCTCGAACAGTCCTTCGAGATCGAGGAGCACATCAACGCCTCCTACGACGAGTTCGCCCGCGAGGCCCTCGGTGCGGAGGACCACCGTTTCCAGATCGAGTTCGAGAAGCTCTACAGGCGCTTCTTCCAGGCGGGGAGGAAGAAGCGCTACGCGGGCCACATCGTCTGGAAGGAGGGAAAGGACGTCGACGACATCGACATCACCGGCTTCGAGTACAAGCGATCGGACATCGCGCCGATCACCAAGGAGGTCCAGAAGGACGTCATCGAGATGATCGTCCACGGGGAGGACCTCGAGGAGGTCAAATCGTACGTCCACGACGTCATCGTGGACTTCCAGAAGGGGGAGATCGATCTCGAACGGATCGCGGTTCCGGGCGGGATCGGCAAGCGCCTCGACGCCTACGACACCGACACCGCACAGGTCCGGGGCGCCAAGTACGCGAACCTCCTGCTGGGAACGAACTTCACGCGCGGGAGCAAGCCAAAACGCCTCTACCTGAAGAAGGTCCACCCGAAGTTCTTCCGGCGCATGGAGGAAGAAGAGGGGTTCGACCCCCAGCGCGACCCGTTGTACGGGGAGTTCAAGCGCGATCCCGACGTGATCTGTTTCGAGTACGAGGACCAGCTCCCCGAGGAGTTCGAGGTCGACTGGGAGAAGATGCTCGAGAAGACGCTCAAGGGCCCGATCTCCCGCGTGCTGGAGGCCCTCGACGTCTCGTGGGACGAGGTGAAGTCGGGCCAGCAGCAGACGGGCCTGGGCAGCTTCATGTAG